A DNA window from Pogona vitticeps strain Pit_001003342236 chromosome 2, PviZW2.1, whole genome shotgun sequence contains the following coding sequences:
- the LOC110091343 gene encoding uncharacterized protein LOC110091343 gives MGKTTNWSISALQSSEYQQNIPLRKGPVKCPTCHAEINLCHCLAYGESFRWSPEETRFHTGEKHKCFSSDFKASQPMHSQGKACKCIECGMSFKRSSELERHQRIHTGEKAYKCPECGQAFTRSSHLQVHQRIHSGEKPYECKECGKCFSHLSAFKVHQHRHSGEKPYSCKECGKCFYRSSDLQVHQRIHTGEKPYTCKECGKSFRQLIHFQKHKHSQSSEKPYRCEECGRSFTTSSALTWHRKIHGGEKSDKCY, from the coding sequence atgggaaaaacaacaaactgGAGCATCAGTGCTCTTCAAAGCTCAGAGTATCAACAAAACATCCCTCTGAGGAAAGGtccagtgaaatgtccaacatgtcACGCCGAGATAAATCTGTGTCACTGTTTGGCGTATGGAGAAAGTTTCAGATGGAGCCCAGAAGAGACAAgatttcacacaggggagaaacacaAATGCTTTAGTTCTGACTTTAAAGCATCTCAACCAATGCATTCTCAAGGGAAAGCTTGTAAGTGCATTGAGTGTGGCATGAGCTTCAAGAGAAGTTCAGAACTTGAAAGACAtcaaagaatacacacaggagagaaagcatacaaatgtcctGAATGTGGACAGGCCTTCACACGCAGTTCACATCTTCAagtacatcaacgaattcattcaggagagaaaccctatgagtgtaaagaatgtgggaaatgtttcagtcatcTCTCAGCTTTTAAAGTCCATCAGCACCggcattcaggggagaaaccatattcttgtaaagaatgtgggaaatgtttctacCGGAGCAGTGATCTTCAAGTAcaccagcgaattcatacaggagaaaaaccctatacatgcaaagaatgtgggaaaagctttagGCAGCTCATACATTTCCAGAAACATAAACACTCACAGTCAAGCGAGAAGCCCTATcgttgtgaagaatgtgggagaaGCTTCACAACTAGTTCAGCCCTTACATGGCATCGAAAAATTCATGGTGGGGAGAAATCAGATAAATGTTATTAA
- the LOC110091354 gene encoding uncharacterized protein LOC110091354: MEGEAPLKDEQKQLQSGANQKEDDANDPFFPLLQALQNLEDEGKEREVRLQGTLPERGEDENENCLDGNESLWQNPADQRRDRSHRYLSGIASEDEMGKTTNRSISALQSSECQQNIPLRKGPVKCPKCHTEINLCHCLEDGESFRWGLEDSRFHTGEKHKCFSSDLKAAQPMLSEEKVYKCRECGMSFKGSSQLQRHQRIHTGEKAYKCPECGEAFRCNSHLHVHQRIHRGEKPHQCNECGKKFSQKSSLVIHQRVHTGEKPYKCEECGRSFSQITNLVIHLRIHSGEKPYICKECGKSFSHPSAFKVHQRRHSGEKPYSCTECRKCFRQSSDLQVHQRVHTGEKPYKCKECGKCFSKSSNFRVHRRRHSGEKPYSCKECGKCFFRSGHLQVHQRVHTGEKPYECKECGRSFSQIANLVIHQRIHSEEKPSACKECGQCFSRSSVLKDHQRSHSGEKSYRCKECGEGFCCNAQYIKHQQMHREGWTVSFPGQLGITLATTPMEGEAPLKDKQKQLQAGAYQKDNDADEAFLLLLESLEDDLQDEGKEKEVRLQGTLPERGEDEKENCWDGNESLRQNREDQRRDRSQRYPSGVASEDEMGKTTNRSINARQSSEYQQSIPLRKSPGKCPTCHAEINLCHCLEDGESFRWSPEDSRFHTGEKHKCLNSDLKAPQPMHSEENVCKCIECGMSFKRSSELKRHQSLHTGEKAYKCPECGRAFRHSSHLQVHQRIHTGEKPYECKECGKCFSHSSTLKIHQRRHSGEKPYSCKECGKCFCQSSVLQVHQRIHTGEKPHQCNECGKEFSHKSNLVVHQRIHTGEKPYSCKECGKCFCQSSVLQVHQRIHTGEKPYECKECGKCFSHSSTFKIHQRQHSLEKPYSCKECGKCFCQSSVLQVHQRIHTGDKPHQCNECGKEFSHKSNLVVHQRIHTGEKPYSCKECGKRFCQNSVLQVHQRIHTGEKPHQCNECGKKFSQKSILVIHQRIHTGEKPYKCEECGRSFKQSGNLILHRRIHSGEKPYHCEVCGRSFRQLPHFQRHKHAQSRKKPYCCE, encoded by the exons atggaaggagaggctcctcttaaGGATGAACAGAAGCAGCTGCAATCAGGAGCCAACCAAAAAGAGGATGATGCAAatgatccttttttcccccttttacagGCCCTTCAGAATCTAGAAG atgagggaaaagagagggaagTAAGACTCCAGGGGACATtgccagaaagaggggaggatgaaAATGAGAACTGCTTGGATGGAAATGAATCACTGTGGCAGAATCCGGCAGACCAGAGGAGAGACAGATCTCACAGATATCTGAGCGGCATTGCCTCTGAGGacgaaatgggaaaaacaacaaacaggagCATCAGTGCTCTTCAAAGCTCAGAGTGTCAACAAAACATCCCTCTGAGGAAAGGTCCAGTGAAATGTCCAAAATGTCACACCGAGATAAATCTTTGTCACTGTTTGGAGGATGGAGAAAGTTTCAGATGGGGCCTAGAAGATTCAAgatttcacacaggggagaaacacaAATGCTTTAGCTCTGACCTTAAAGCAGCTCAACCAATGctttctgaagagaaagtctATAAGTGCAGAGAGTGTGGCATGAGCTTCAAGGGAAGTTCACAACTTCAAAGACAtcaaagaatacacacaggagagaaagcatacaaatgtcctGAATGTGGTGAGGCCTTCAGATGCAATTCACATCTTCACgtacatcagcgaattcataGAGGAGAGAAGCCCCAtcagtgcaatgaatgtgggaaaaagttcagccAAAAGTCAAGCCTTGTAATACATCAGCGAGTTcatacaggagaaaaaccctataaatgtgaagaatgtgggaggaGTTTCAGCCAAATTACAAATCTTGTAATACATCTACGAATTCACTCAGGAGAAAAGCCCTAtatatgcaaagaatgtggaaaaagttttagtcaTCCCTCAGCTTTTAAGGTACATCAGCGTCggcattcaggggagaaaccatattctTGTACAGAATGTAGGAAATGTTTCCGCCAGAGCAGTGATCTTCAAGTACACCAGCGggttcatacaggagagaaaccctataagtgtaaagagtgtggaaaatgtttcagtaaGTCCTCAAATTTTAGAGTACATAGGCGCCggcattcaggggagaaaccttattcttgtaaagaatgtgggaaatgtttcttccGGAGCGGTCATCTTCAAGTACACCAGCGagttcatactggagagaaaccctacGAGTGTAAAGAATGTGGGAGGAGTTTCAGCCAAATTGCAAATCTTGTAatacatcaacgaattcactcagAAGAAAAACCCTCtgcatgcaaagaatgtgggcaATGTTTCAGTCGTTCCTCAGTTCTTAAAGACCATCAACGCTCACATTCAGGGGAGAAATCCTATCGTTGCAAAGAATGTGGAGAAGGCTTCTGTTGTAATGCTCAGTACATCAAACATCAACAGATGCACAGAGAGGG CTGGACTGTGAGCTTTCCTGGGCAGTTGGGCATCACCTTGGCAA CAACAcccatggaaggagaggctcctcttaaGGATAAACAGAAGCAGCTACAAGCAGGAGCCTACCAAAAAGATAATGATGCAGATGaagcttttcttctccttttagaGTCCCTTGAGGATGATTTACAAG atgagggaaaagagaaggaagtaagaCTCCAGGGGACATtgccagaaagaggggaggatgaaAAGGAGAACTGTTGGGATGGAAATGAATCGCTGAGGCAGAATCGGGAAGACCAGAGGAGAGACAGATCTCAAAGATATCCAAGCGGCGTTGCCTCTGAAGacgaaatgggaaaaacaaccaACAGGAGCATAAATGCTCGTCAAAGCTCAGAGTATCAACAAAGCATCCCTCTGAGGAAAAGTCCAGGGAAATGTCCAACATGTCACGCCGAAATAAATCTGTGTCACTGTTTGGAGGATGGAGAAAGTTTCAGATGGAGCCCAGAAGATTCAAgatttcacacaggggagaaacacaAATGCTTAAACTCTGACCTTAAAGCACCTCAACCAATGCATTCTGAAGAGAACGTCTGTAAGTGCATAGAGTGTGGCATGAGCTTCAAGAGAAGTTCAGAACTTAAAAGACATCAAAGTTTACACACGGgagagaaagcatacaaatgtcctGAATGTGGACGGGCCTTCAGACACAGTTCCCATCTTCAagtacatcagcgaattcatacgggagagaaaccctatgagtgtaaagaatgtgggaaatgtttcagtcattcCTCAACATTAAAAATACATCAGCGCCggcattcaggggagaaaccatattcttgtaaagaatgtgggaaatgtttctgccaGAGCAGTGTTCTTCAAGTAcaccagcgaattcatacaggagagaaaccccatcagtgcaatgaatgtgggaaaGAGTTCAGCCACAAGTCAAACCTTGTagtacatcagcgaattcatacaggtgagaagccatattcttgtaaagaatgtgggaaatgtttctgccaGAGCAGTGTTCTTCAAGTACACCAGCGAATtcatacgggagagaaaccctatgagtgtaaagaatgtgggaaatgtttcagtcattcctcaacatttaaaatacatcagCGCCAGCATTCATTGGAGAAAccatattcttgtaaagaatgtgggaaatgtttctgccaGAGCAGTGTTCTTCAAGTAcaccagcgaattcatacaggagataaaccccatcagtgcaatgaatgtgggaaaGAGTTCAGCCACAAGTCAAACCTTGTagtacatcagcgaattcatacaggtgagaagccatattcttgtaaagaatgtgggaaacgTTTCTGCCAGAACAGTGTTCTTCAAGTACACCAGCGAATtcatacgggagagaaaccccatcagtgcaatgaatgtgggaaaaagttcagccAGAAGTCAATCCTTGTAAtacatcagcgaattcatacaggagagaaaccatataaatgtgaagaatgtgggaggaGTTTCAAACAAAGCGGAAACCTTATACTACATCGACgaattcattcaggagaaaaaccctatcaTTGCGAAGTATGTGGGAGAAGTTTTAGGCAGCTTCCACATTTCCAGAGACATAAACACGCACAGTCAAGGAAGAAGCCCTATTGTTGTGAATAa